The proteins below are encoded in one region of Silene latifolia isolate original U9 population chromosome 2, ASM4854445v1, whole genome shotgun sequence:
- the LOC141642269 gene encoding lysine--tRNA ligase-like isoform X2 produces MTTRYFKDRVKIVSELKAKGVEVYRKFAVTSTFKGFLNKYKDLGSGEQLGHKECLAGRVNGKHKSSKHILYTLCGGGEKIDAYAKAGDDLTTTMPVMYGDIVGVTGYPSKSKHGKLSIDIKSMAMLSPCLHNLPALPKDVAKFSPGSPRDALKYSLKPDVRARKRYLDLLLNENVRDLFLTRSTIISYLRKFLLDRDFLEVETPILDHIPGVGAAAPFATYFKDMKLYLRVAPEVKLKMLLAGGLDRVFEIGKQFRNESIDATHHPEFTSCEAYMTFADYEDMMSLTEDFLSGLVKDLTGGYIVKFPDSKNGEPIEIDFTPPFRRLDILEELREMGGLAIPADLSSEEANDYLRQACDKCGVVCKPPYRTARLLDKLINHILVPSCINPTFVINHPKVMSLMAKSHKLRPEITERFELYLNQQELCNAYTELNDPMEQRERFSELLKELKGGDYEATELDEEFCESLEYGLPPSAGWGIGLDRLVMFLTYSQAIKDVLLFPLLKPKKKTA; encoded by the exons ATGACTACT CGATATTTCAAAGATAGGGTAAAAATAGTGTCTGAACTGAAAGCAAAGGGAGTGGAAGTGTACCGAAAATTTGCTGTGACGTCGACTTTCAAAGGGTTTTTAAACAAATACAAGGATCTTGGCAGTGGAGAACAATTGGGACACAAAGAATGTTTGGCAg GGAGAGTTAATGGAAAGCACAAGTCCTCTAAGCATATTCTTTACACTTTATGTGGAGGTGGCGAGAAGATTGATGCCTATGCTAAGGCTGG GGATGACTTAACTACTACGATGCCGGTTATGTATGGGGATATAGTTGGCGTTACAGGTTATCCGAGTAAAAGTAAACATGGAAAACTCTCGATTGACATCAAGTCAATGGCAATGCTCTCCCCTTGCCTTCACAATCTCCCTGCTTTACCAAAAGATGTTGCTAAATTTTCCCCAGGATCTCCAAGAGATGCACTCAAGTACTCTTTAAAGCCA GATGTTCGGGCACGGAAAAGGTACCTGGACTTGCTCTTAAACGAGAATGTGAGAGATCTATTTCTGACTCGTTCAACAATCATTTCCTATTTGAGAAAGTTTCTGCTGGATCGGGATTTTCTAGAG GTGGAAACACCTATCCTGGACCACATTCCAGGTGTTGGTGCTGCAGCTCCCTTTGCTACCTACTTCAAAGACATGAAGCTGTATCTTCGCGTTGCTCCAGAAGTGAAGCTGAAAATGCTTCTTGCTGGGGGATTGGATCGTGTTTTTGAAATAGGAAAACAATTTAGAAACGAGAGCATTGATGCAACACACCACCCGGAGTTTACTTCATGCGAGGCATATATGACTTTTGCAGATTATGAAGATATGATGTCTCTCACTGAAGATTTCCTGAGTG GACTTGTGAAAGACCTAACAGGGGGTTATATCGTGAAGTTTCCGGATAGCAAGAATGGAGAGCCAATTGAGATTGACTTCACGCCTCCTTTTAG GCGATTGGACATCCTGGAAGAGTTGCGTGAAATGGGAGGGCTTGCAATTCCTGCTGATCTTAGCAGTGAAGAAGCAAACGATTATCTCAGACAAGCATGTGACAAGTGTGGAGTGGTGTGTAAACCGCCGTACAGGACTGCCCGTCTTCTTGATAAGCTCATCAACCATATTCTTGTACCTAGCTGCATCAACCCCACATTTGTGATTAATCATCCGAAAGTGATGAGCTTGATGGCCAAATCTCACAAATTGAGACCTGAGATCACAGAAAGGTTCGAACTGTACCTGAACCAACAGGAG CTTTGTAATGCCTATACTGAATTGAATGATCCCATGGAGCAACGGGAAAGATTTTCTGAACTACTAAAG GAATTGAAAGGTGGAGACTATGAGGCTACAGAGCTTGATGAGGAATTCTGTGAATCATTGGAGTATGGTTTACCGCCGTCGGCTGGTTGGGGCATTGGACTGGACAGACTTGTGA
- the LOC141642269 gene encoding lysine--tRNA ligase-like isoform X1, with amino-acid sequence MTTRYFKDRVKIVSELKAKGVEVYRKFAVTSTFKGFLNKYKDLGSGEQLGHKECLAGRVNGKHKSSKHILYTLCGGGEKIDAYAKAGDDLTTTMPVMYGDIVGVTGYPSKSKHGKLSIDIKSMAMLSPCLHNLPALPKDVAKFSPGSPRDALKYSLKPDVRARKRYLDLLLNENVRDLFLTRSTIISYLRKFLLDRDFLEVETPILDHIPGVGAAAPFATYFKDMKLYLRVAPEVKLKMLLAGGLDRVFEIGKQFRNESIDATHHPEFTSCEAYMTFADYEDMMSLTEDFLSGLVKDLTGGYIVKFPDSKNGEPIEIDFTPPFRRLDILEELREMGGLAIPADLSSEEANDYLRQACDKCGVVCKPPYRTARLLDKLINHILVPSCINPTFVINHPKVMSLMAKSHKLRPEITERFELYLNQQELCNAYTELNDPMEQRERFSELLKELKGGDYEATELDEEFCESLEYGLPPSAGWGIGLDRLVMFLTYSQAIKDVLLFPLLKPKRLVML; translated from the exons ATGACTACT CGATATTTCAAAGATAGGGTAAAAATAGTGTCTGAACTGAAAGCAAAGGGAGTGGAAGTGTACCGAAAATTTGCTGTGACGTCGACTTTCAAAGGGTTTTTAAACAAATACAAGGATCTTGGCAGTGGAGAACAATTGGGACACAAAGAATGTTTGGCAg GGAGAGTTAATGGAAAGCACAAGTCCTCTAAGCATATTCTTTACACTTTATGTGGAGGTGGCGAGAAGATTGATGCCTATGCTAAGGCTGG GGATGACTTAACTACTACGATGCCGGTTATGTATGGGGATATAGTTGGCGTTACAGGTTATCCGAGTAAAAGTAAACATGGAAAACTCTCGATTGACATCAAGTCAATGGCAATGCTCTCCCCTTGCCTTCACAATCTCCCTGCTTTACCAAAAGATGTTGCTAAATTTTCCCCAGGATCTCCAAGAGATGCACTCAAGTACTCTTTAAAGCCA GATGTTCGGGCACGGAAAAGGTACCTGGACTTGCTCTTAAACGAGAATGTGAGAGATCTATTTCTGACTCGTTCAACAATCATTTCCTATTTGAGAAAGTTTCTGCTGGATCGGGATTTTCTAGAG GTGGAAACACCTATCCTGGACCACATTCCAGGTGTTGGTGCTGCAGCTCCCTTTGCTACCTACTTCAAAGACATGAAGCTGTATCTTCGCGTTGCTCCAGAAGTGAAGCTGAAAATGCTTCTTGCTGGGGGATTGGATCGTGTTTTTGAAATAGGAAAACAATTTAGAAACGAGAGCATTGATGCAACACACCACCCGGAGTTTACTTCATGCGAGGCATATATGACTTTTGCAGATTATGAAGATATGATGTCTCTCACTGAAGATTTCCTGAGTG GACTTGTGAAAGACCTAACAGGGGGTTATATCGTGAAGTTTCCGGATAGCAAGAATGGAGAGCCAATTGAGATTGACTTCACGCCTCCTTTTAG GCGATTGGACATCCTGGAAGAGTTGCGTGAAATGGGAGGGCTTGCAATTCCTGCTGATCTTAGCAGTGAAGAAGCAAACGATTATCTCAGACAAGCATGTGACAAGTGTGGAGTGGTGTGTAAACCGCCGTACAGGACTGCCCGTCTTCTTGATAAGCTCATCAACCATATTCTTGTACCTAGCTGCATCAACCCCACATTTGTGATTAATCATCCGAAAGTGATGAGCTTGATGGCCAAATCTCACAAATTGAGACCTGAGATCACAGAAAGGTTCGAACTGTACCTGAACCAACAGGAG CTTTGTAATGCCTATACTGAATTGAATGATCCCATGGAGCAACGGGAAAGATTTTCTGAACTACTAAAG GAATTGAAAGGTGGAGACTATGAGGCTACAGAGCTTGATGAGGAATTCTGTGAATCATTGGAGTATGGTTTACCGCCGTCGGCTGGTTGGGGCATTGGACTGGACAGACTTGTGA
- the LOC141642269 gene encoding lysine--tRNA ligase-like isoform X3 gives MTTRYFKDRVKIVSELKAKGVEVYRKFAVTSTFKGFLNKYKDLGSGEQLGHKECLAGRVNGKHKSSKHILYTLCGGGEKIDAYAKAGDDLTTTMPVMYGDIVGVTGYPSKSKHGKLSIDIKSMAMLSPCLHNLPALPKDVAKFSPGSPRDALKYSLKPDVRARKRYLDLLLNENVRDLFLTRSTIISYLRKFLLDRDFLEVETPILDHIPGVGAAAPFATYFKDMKLYLRVAPEVKLKMLLAGGLDRVFEIGKQFRNESIDATHHPEFTSCEAYMTFADYEDMMSLTEDFLSGLVKDLTGGYIVKFPDSKNGEPIEIDFTPPFRRLDILEELREMGGLAIPADLSSEEANDYLRQACDKCGVVCKPPYRTARLLDKLINHILVPSCINPTFVINHPKVMSLMAKSHKLRPEITERFELYLNQQELCNAYTELNDPMEQRERFSELLKELKGGDYEATELDEEFCESLEYGLPPSAGWGIGLDRLVMFLTYSQAIKDVLLFPLLKPKKTA, from the exons ATGACTACT CGATATTTCAAAGATAGGGTAAAAATAGTGTCTGAACTGAAAGCAAAGGGAGTGGAAGTGTACCGAAAATTTGCTGTGACGTCGACTTTCAAAGGGTTTTTAAACAAATACAAGGATCTTGGCAGTGGAGAACAATTGGGACACAAAGAATGTTTGGCAg GGAGAGTTAATGGAAAGCACAAGTCCTCTAAGCATATTCTTTACACTTTATGTGGAGGTGGCGAGAAGATTGATGCCTATGCTAAGGCTGG GGATGACTTAACTACTACGATGCCGGTTATGTATGGGGATATAGTTGGCGTTACAGGTTATCCGAGTAAAAGTAAACATGGAAAACTCTCGATTGACATCAAGTCAATGGCAATGCTCTCCCCTTGCCTTCACAATCTCCCTGCTTTACCAAAAGATGTTGCTAAATTTTCCCCAGGATCTCCAAGAGATGCACTCAAGTACTCTTTAAAGCCA GATGTTCGGGCACGGAAAAGGTACCTGGACTTGCTCTTAAACGAGAATGTGAGAGATCTATTTCTGACTCGTTCAACAATCATTTCCTATTTGAGAAAGTTTCTGCTGGATCGGGATTTTCTAGAG GTGGAAACACCTATCCTGGACCACATTCCAGGTGTTGGTGCTGCAGCTCCCTTTGCTACCTACTTCAAAGACATGAAGCTGTATCTTCGCGTTGCTCCAGAAGTGAAGCTGAAAATGCTTCTTGCTGGGGGATTGGATCGTGTTTTTGAAATAGGAAAACAATTTAGAAACGAGAGCATTGATGCAACACACCACCCGGAGTTTACTTCATGCGAGGCATATATGACTTTTGCAGATTATGAAGATATGATGTCTCTCACTGAAGATTTCCTGAGTG GACTTGTGAAAGACCTAACAGGGGGTTATATCGTGAAGTTTCCGGATAGCAAGAATGGAGAGCCAATTGAGATTGACTTCACGCCTCCTTTTAG GCGATTGGACATCCTGGAAGAGTTGCGTGAAATGGGAGGGCTTGCAATTCCTGCTGATCTTAGCAGTGAAGAAGCAAACGATTATCTCAGACAAGCATGTGACAAGTGTGGAGTGGTGTGTAAACCGCCGTACAGGACTGCCCGTCTTCTTGATAAGCTCATCAACCATATTCTTGTACCTAGCTGCATCAACCCCACATTTGTGATTAATCATCCGAAAGTGATGAGCTTGATGGCCAAATCTCACAAATTGAGACCTGAGATCACAGAAAGGTTCGAACTGTACCTGAACCAACAGGAG CTTTGTAATGCCTATACTGAATTGAATGATCCCATGGAGCAACGGGAAAGATTTTCTGAACTACTAAAG GAATTGAAAGGTGGAGACTATGAGGCTACAGAGCTTGATGAGGAATTCTGTGAATCATTGGAGTATGGTTTACCGCCGTCGGCTGGTTGGGGCATTGGACTGGACAGACTTGTGA